A genomic window from Gossypium hirsutum isolate 1008001.06 chromosome D12, Gossypium_hirsutum_v2.1, whole genome shotgun sequence includes:
- the LOC107947476 gene encoding spindle and kinetochore-associated protein 1 homolog — protein MDLKQAGSSLDSLISSFNTRIAELQELVIARNMYPASSVTDLSAIDAALKGMELQVKAIKDRLHEETEAIPKAKKLIAKSLRQQKKLQSLSVYAPSYLPERTATLNLDSDRGLVPEACKQQPNQSTMVEEPAAIPKEKKSRGSPPLWYITAGELDSLSSYMRGRLTLEKVNAAINDMATYAEANAQLVAAPKKKLAENQWERSLELRDIATTESIKGKHFFLETDMKGPSLKLDNTGKAILTVLRHLGRISETRMGHHRVIILLKPQ, from the exons ATGGATCTTAAACAAGCCGGTTCATCACTCGATTCtctgatatcttcattcaacactCGAATCGCTGAGCTACAAGAACTCGTCATTGCAAGGAACA TGTACCCGGCGAGTAGTGTGACGGATTTGTCGGCAATTGATGCGGCATTGAAGGGCATGGAGCTTCAAGTGAAGGCGATCAAGGACCGCTTGCACGAGGAAACCGAGGCCATTCCAAAAGCCAAA AAACTGATTGCCAAATCGCTGCGGCAGCAGAAGAAATTACAGAGTTTGTCTGTTTATGCACCCTCATATTTGCCTGAAAGAACTGCAACCTTGAATTTGGACTCTGATAGAGG TTTGGTTCCTGAAGCCTGTAAACAGCAGCCTAATCAGAGCACTATGGTTGAGGAGCCTGCTGCTATACCAAAG GAGAAGAAAAGCCGTGGCTCTCCGCCTTTATGGTACATAACTGCCGGTGAACTAGATTCATTGTCTTC GTACATGAGAGGAAGGCTCACACTTGAGAAGGTCAATGCAGCTATTAATGACATGGCAACATATGCGGAGGCAAATGCTCAGCTTGTTGCTGCTCCTAAGAAGAAG TTGGCAGAAAATCAATGGGAGAGGTCCTTG GAACTGAGGGATATTGCAACGACAGAATCTATAAAGGGAAAGCACTTTTTCCTTGAAACTGACATGAAAGGACCATCATTGAAGCTTGACAATACTGGAAAAGCGATTCTAACT GTCCTTCGTCACCTTGGTCGAATCAGTGAGACTCGGATGGGACATCATCGTGTGATCATTCTTTTGAAACCTCAATGA